Below is a window of Myxococcota bacterium DNA.
TGGGCTGTCTCGATTCGCCGACCTCGGGCTCGTACCGGTTCGACGGCGTCGAGGTCGGGCGGCTCTCGCGCGACCAGCGCGCGCGGCTGCGCCGCAACTATCTCGGCTTCGTGTTCCAGGGCTTCCACCTGCTGGGCCGCAGCACCGCGCTCGAGAACGTGGAGCTGCCGCTGGTCTACCGCGGGCTCTCCGCCCAGGAGCGTCACCGGCGCGCCGGCGCGGCGCTCGAGCGCGTGGGTCTCACGGGCTGGGCGAGTCACCGGCCCAACGAGCTGTCCGGCGGCCAGCAGCAGCGCGTGGCGATCGCGCGCGCGATCGTGACCCATCCCGAGGTGCTGCTGGCCGACGAGCCGACGGGCAACCTCGACCAGAGCCGCGGGCGCGAGATCATGGAGCTGCTCACCGAGCTCAACCGCACGCAGGGGCTCACGATCGTGATCGTGACCCACGACGAGCACCTGTCGCGCTGGAGCAACCGCGCCATCCGCTTCCTCGACGGCAGGATCGTCAAGGAAGGCGAGGAGGCCGCCTGATGCTGTGGTCGATGGTGCGGCTGGCGCTGCTCGCCATACGCAGAAATGTGTTGCGCTCGTCGCTCACGGTGCTGGGCATCGTGATCGGCGTGGCCGCGGTGATCACCATGACCACGATCGGCGCGGGCGCCACGGCCAAGGTCACCGCCGACATCGCCAGCCTGGGCACCAACATGCTCATGGTGCGCCCGGGCCAGGGCTACGGGCCGGGCGGCGCCCGCGCCGACGCCCCGCCCTTCAAGATCGAGGACGCCGACGCGATCCAGCGCGAGATCTACGGCGTGGCTGCGGTCGCGCCCACCGCCCAGAAGCAGGTGCAGGCGATCTCGTCGGCCAAGAACTGGTCGACCACGGCGACGGGCGGGACCGCGTCGTTCCTGATCGTGCGCAACTGGGACCTGGCGGGCGGCCGCGCCTTCACGGAGGGCGAAGAGCGCGCCGGCAAGGCGCTGTGCATCCTGGGCGAGACGGTGCGCCGCGAGCTGTTCGGCGCGGCCGATCCCGTGGGCCAGCGCATCCGGCTGGGCAAGCTCACCTGTCAGATCATCGGCCTGCTCGCTCCCAAGGGTGAGTCGAGCTTCGGCCAGGACCAGGACGACGTGGTGCTCGTGCCGCTGCGCTGGCTGCAGCGCACGCTGGTCGGCAACAC
It encodes the following:
- a CDS encoding ABC transporter ATP-binding protein, with the protein product MNEHPPVIELRQVSKIYGTGQAAVAALRGIDLSIERGDFVAVMGPSGSGKSTCMNILGCLDSPTSGSYRFDGVEVGRLSRDQRARLRRNYLGFVFQGFHLLGRSTALENVELPLVYRGLSAQERHRRAGAALERVGLTGWASHRPNELSGGQQQRVAIARAIVTHPEVLLADEPTGNLDQSRGREIMELLTELNRTQGLTIVIVTHDEHLSRWSNRAIRFLDGRIVKEGEEAA
- a CDS encoding ABC transporter permease codes for the protein MLWSMVRLALLAIRRNVLRSSLTVLGIVIGVAAVITMTTIGAGATAKVTADIASLGTNMLMVRPGQGYGPGGARADAPPFKIEDADAIQREIYGVAAVAPTAQKQVQAISSAKNWSTTATGGTASFLIVRNWDLAGGRAFTEGEERAGKALCILGETVRRELFGAADPVGQRIRLGKLTCQIIGLLAPKGESSFGQDQDDVVLVPLRWLQRTLVGNT